Below is a genomic region from bacterium.
CATTGGTTATGATGTCACTGACGAATGGCATGAATCTTATGGGTATCGATATATCCTATCAGTACATCGTCAGGGCCCTTGTGCTTGTGGCTGCTGTTGTATTTGATGTTGCAACCCATAACAGAAAAAAATAATAAGGGACAGGGGGACGTTTCGTTTGTCACATAAAATGCCTCTAGCCGATAGAGTTAAGTTAGTTAAAGATATATACCAGGAAACTGGTGCGAGCATCAGAGATCTAAGTAGGGGATTAGGAATGGGAAGAAGTATTATAGGGAGAGCTGTTAAAATGTGACAAACGAAACGTCCCCCTGTCCCTCCCTTAGTAGAATTAGCGGATAAAGAGAAAAGAGCAATGAATATTTTATTAAATGCTTGTCAGGGGAATGTTTTTTAAAAAGCTAATATCTTATGGCGAACAGCAGCAACCCATCCTTGAAATTTTTATGCTGGTGTGGTAATAATTAATGAGAAATATTTTATTATTTAATAAAATATTTTCATGAGTGAAAGGATATTGTTTTTTATTATAAATATGAAAGGAAAAAAAATGGAAGAAAAGATTGTTTATTTCGAAAAAGCAGGAAAAGAAAATACAGCAGAAGTGATAAAATTAGTTCTGGAAAGGGCAAAATCAAGAGATATCAACCGGATTGTTCTGGCCTCAACCGGGGGTACACTGCCAAAGCATTCTTGGATGCTGTTAGTGGAAAGGATATCCATTTAGTGGTCGTTCCCTGGCAATTCAGTTTGAGGGATGAGGGTAATCAATTTCCAGAAGCATTAGTCAATGAATTACATAAAAAGAAACATATCGTCCACTTTGGAACCATGTTATTTTCTGCTAACGACTTATACGGTACAAATACACCAAAGGCCTTGGCTAATATTCTTCGCGTTATCGGACAAGGAATGAAAGTGTGTGTTGAGATAACCATGATGGCTTGTGATGGCGGATGCATAAAAATGGGTGAAAAAGTGATTGTGGTTGCCGGAACGGGAGGTGGAGCAGATTTTGCAGTTGCGGCTACTGCAGCATCCAGTGCCAAGGTAACTTCACTACGAATTAATGAGATTATTTGCAAACCTATTTTATAATTCTTAATAAGAAAAATATTAATTAAATGAATAAGGAGGGAAAAAGATGTTTAAACTTATTTTATTCCTAATACTTTTTGGACATATTACAGGTGTAGCCAATGCTCGGGCTCATTTTGAAACAGATAATATTATCACATCCGGCGGTGATCTGAAGATTACTTTTATTGGACACGCGAGCTTAACCTTTACCTTTAATGGAAAAGTCATTCATGTTGATCCTGATGGTGGGCTGGCGGATTACTCCACATTTCCCAAAGCAGATATTATTTTAATAACCCACGAGCATGATGACCATTTTGATTTATCAGCTATCAAAATATTACGAACTGATCAAACCAAATTAGTTCTTACGGAAACTTGTGCCAGGAAGATTTCAGGCGGCATCGTGATGAAGAATGGAGATATGCAAATCGTTCAAGGAATAAAAATTGAGGCAATACCAGCATACAATATTATCCATAAGCGTGATAATGGGCAACCCTTCCATCCGGAGGGGGTCGGAAACGGATATATTTTAATTTTTGGTGATAAACGAGTCTATGTGGCTGGTGATACGGAGAATATTCCCGAGATGAAAATACTACAGGGGATTGATGTGGCTTTTCTGCCTATGAATCTGCCCTACACCATGACACCGGAGATGGTTACGGAAGCCGCAAAACTGTTCAGACCGAAAATCCTTTATCCGTATCATTACGGTAATACCGATACTTCTAAACTGGTGGAATTGCTGAAAGGTGAGCAGGAGATTGAGGTGCGTATTCGTAAGATGAGCTAAACAAAAAACTCTCCGCGAATATGCTATTTCATTATGTTCAATATCCCCACCGTGTAGCCTTGGATTTTTAAGG
It encodes:
- a CDS encoding MBL fold metallo-hydrolase, whose translation is MFKLILFLILFGHITGVANARAHFETDNIITSGGDLKITFIGHASLTFTFNGKVIHVDPDGGLADYSTFPKADIILITHEHDDHFDLSAIKILRTDQTKLVLTETCARKISGGIVMKNGDMQIVQGIKIEAIPAYNIIHKRDNGQPFHPEGVGNGYILIFGDKRVYVAGDTENIPEMKILQGIDVAFLPMNLPYTMTPEMVTEAAKLFRPKILYPYHYGNTDTSKLVELLKGEQEIEVRIRKMS